From a region of the Narcine bancroftii isolate sNarBan1 chromosome 5, sNarBan1.hap1, whole genome shotgun sequence genome:
- the LOC138764322 gene encoding T-lymphocyte activation antigen CD86-like → MLRFVLGTLLLSLSATEPQSQEVTGMFGGNVVLPCWGPADAKRVYWQFSNPNDRELKVVNTRCPDADTRCNQINPSYQGRSEFFQADSETPFSLRLHNLSVWDEGRYTCVVQNREVSSRIIKLRIVAPYSRPEVKRTPVGPAGSKGVVKLTCTSHRGYPFPLVHWVSVDTNQTLGRGANSTHISQDHQKLFTVTSVLSFQALDHHKLTEVVCEVVNSLDKKRSRSQPYQVDLALPTHSPQIRISGSAGVNLPRALLIAIMLATCILPSSNR, encoded by the exons ATGCTACGGTTCGTGCTGGGAACACTCCTGTTGTCTCTCTCAGCCACAG aaCCTCAATCCCAGGAAGTGACGGGGATGTTCGGAGGGAATGTGGTGCTTCCCTGCTGGGGTCCTGCCGACGCCAAGCGGGTTTACTGGCAGTTCAGCAATCCCAACGACCGCGAGCTGAAGGTGGTGAACACTCGATGTCCAGATGCTGACACCCGCTGCAACCAGATCAACCCCAGCTACCAGGGCCGCTCAGAGTTCTTCCAAGCGGACTCAGAGACCCCTTTCTCCCTCCGCCTCCACAATCTCAGCGTGTGGGATGAGGGGCGATACACCTGCGTGGTCCAGAACAGAGAAGTCTCCAGTCGGATCATCAAGCTGAGAATTGTGG CCCCATACAGCCGACCAGAGGTGAAGAGGACCCCCGTGGGGCCAGCGGGGAGCAAGGGAGTAGTGAAGTTGACCTGCACCTCTCACAGAGGCTACCCTTTCCCATTGGTACACTGGGTGAGTGTGGACACCAACCAGACCCTGGGGAGAGGTGCAAACTCAACCCACATCAGCCAGGATCATCAGAAACTCTTCACGGTCACCAGTGTCCTGTCCTTCCAGGCTTTGGACCACCACAAACTCACCGAGGTGGTCTGCGAGGTGGTCAACTCCCTGGATAAGAAGAGAAGTCGGTCCCAACCCTACCAGG TCGACCTGGCCCTTCCCACACACTCACCACAGATCAGAATCAGCGGATCGGCTGGCGTGAATTTGCCTCGGGCCTTGCTGATCGCCATCATGCTAGCGACTTGCATCCTTCCCAGCTCCAACCGGTAG